In one window of Candidatus Omnitrophota bacterium DNA:
- the waaF gene encoding lipopolysaccharide heptosyltransferase II, whose product MKIIHIVPRLNSGGVEMGVINFCLRMVKLGHNITVISNGGEMVKRLEANGIKHYSLPVHSKNPLTVLRMIPAVNRILRQEKADVLNAESRVPAIIGYYAARGAGVAFITTCHAHYSKKFLSFSKVMGWGKLVIAVSQVVAKHMMDNFKVPFRRIRLVYRGVDVEKFKYREPDESVKHEYTIGIIGRLSPIKGHKYFIRAVSKVVRYVPRIKVVIVGDAPPEKERYKQELESLVNRLGLSRYVEFLGARSDIPDILARLDLLVMASVVPEGFGMVIIEAFASGVPVVATGVGGVMEIMRDGENGLIVPPEDPQPMAEAIVRLLKDRKFAREVTQRARKDVEEKFNLDRLVTETLRVYEEALGVKRILIMKISAVGDCVLATPSIRAIRQKYPKAYIALLIGRVESQALKGCPYIDEMIIYDREGRDKGWLRFFELAAEVRRYGFEEVVDLQNSSKSHLFAFLSAAPRRYGYRKGKYWFLLNRTIRDAKGPLPPVDHQFGVLSMMGIEGASKKLELWPSAPDTENIKRMLEAEWVGENQTIVGINPSASPRWATKKWPSENFARLCDLLGEREIRTVLIGGRSETDANASAEILSLARSKPINLVGKTSLPELAALMKRFKCLVTSDSAPMHIAAAMAVPFVALFGPTDPDRHLPPSENCAVVMRDLKCSPCYKPVCSDIRCMREITVEDVLKAIDGVILPK is encoded by the coding sequence ATGAAGATAATCCATATAGTACCGAGGTTGAATTCGGGCGGAGTTGAGATGGGGGTGATCAATTTCTGCCTTAGGATGGTCAAGCTCGGCCATAATATAACCGTCATATCCAACGGCGGGGAGATGGTAAAGCGCCTTGAGGCGAACGGGATAAAACATTACAGCCTTCCCGTCCACAGCAAGAACCCGCTTACCGTCCTCAGGATGATACCCGCGGTCAATAGGATATTGAGGCAGGAGAAGGCGGATGTCCTCAACGCGGAGAGCAGGGTCCCGGCCATAATAGGCTATTATGCCGCGCGGGGCGCTGGCGTTGCGTTCATCACCACCTGCCACGCCCATTACTCGAAGAAATTTTTAAGTTTCAGCAAGGTAATGGGATGGGGCAAGCTCGTCATCGCGGTGAGCCAGGTGGTAGCCAAGCACATGATGGATAATTTCAAGGTCCCGTTCCGCAGGATAAGGCTGGTCTACAGGGGCGTGGACGTGGAAAAATTCAAATACAGGGAGCCGGACGAATCGGTAAAACATGAATATACGATAGGGATAATAGGCAGGCTCTCGCCGATAAAAGGCCATAAATATTTCATACGGGCGGTATCTAAAGTTGTGAGGTACGTCCCCCGCATTAAGGTCGTCATCGTGGGAGATGCCCCGCCGGAGAAGGAGAGATATAAGCAGGAGCTCGAGAGCCTGGTGAACAGGCTCGGGCTTTCCAGGTATGTCGAATTCCTCGGCGCGAGGAGCGATATCCCGGATATACTCGCGAGGCTCGACCTCCTCGTCATGGCGAGCGTAGTGCCGGAGGGGTTCGGGATGGTGATAATAGAGGCGTTCGCCTCAGGCGTGCCGGTCGTGGCGACCGGCGTAGGCGGCGTTATGGAGATAATGAGGGACGGCGAGAACGGGCTTATCGTACCGCCGGAAGACCCGCAGCCTATGGCAGAGGCGATTGTGAGACTGCTCAAGGACCGGAAATTCGCCAGGGAGGTCACGCAGCGCGCCAGGAAAGACGTCGAGGAGAAGTTCAACCTTGACAGGCTGGTGACCGAGACGCTGAGGGTATACGAGGAGGCGCTGGGGGTAAAGAGGATACTTATAATGAAAATAAGCGCTGTCGGCGACTGCGTCCTCGCTACGCCTTCGATCCGCGCGATCCGCCAGAAATATCCGAAGGCGTATATAGCCCTGCTGATAGGCAGGGTCGAGAGCCAGGCGCTTAAAGGATGCCCTTATATAGACGAGATGATAATATATGACAGGGAAGGCAGGGATAAGGGATGGCTCAGGTTTTTTGAATTGGCGGCCGAGGTAAGGAGGTACGGATTTGAAGAAGTGGTCGACCTCCAGAATAGTTCCAAGAGCCACCTGTTCGCTTTCCTCAGCGCGGCCCCGCGCAGGTACGGCTACAGGAAAGGTAAATACTGGTTCCTGCTTAACAGGACCATAAGGGATGCCAAAGGGCCGCTCCCGCCGGTGGACCACCAGTTCGGGGTCCTGTCGATGATGGGCATAGAGGGCGCGTCGAAGAAACTTGAACTCTGGCCCTCGGCCCCGGATACGGAAAATATAAAAAGGATGCTTGAGGCGGAGTGGGTAGGAGAGAACCAGACGATAGTCGGGATAAATCCGTCCGCGAGCCCGCGCTGGGCCACAAAAAAATGGCCCTCCGAGAATTTCGCGAGGCTTTGCGACCTGTTAGGCGAGCGCGAGATAAGAACTGTCCTTATTGGCGGCAGGTCGGAAACCGATGCGAACGCGAGCGCCGAGATATTGTCCCTGGCGAGGTCCAAGCCGATAAACCTGGTCGGGAAGACATCTCTTCCCGAACTCGCGGCGCTGATGAAAAGGTTTAAATGCCTCGTGACAAGCGACAGCGCGCCGATGCATATTGCCGCGGCGATGGCCGTGCCATTTGTCGCGCTCTTCGGCCCAACGGACCCGGACCGCCACCTGCCTCCTTCGGAAAATTGCGCGGTAGTAATGAGGGACCTGAAATGTTCGCCGTGCTATAAGCCGGTCTGTTCGGATATAAGATGCATGAGGGAAATCACCGTGGAAGACGTCTTAAAAGCGATAGACGGGGTGATATTGCCGAAATGA
- a CDS encoding glycosyltransferase family 4 protein: MRILLLTSNLHVGGIERYTVTLANALQQMGHSVFVASAGGELGKQLLPEIKAVKIPLGTKSIASPKITATVFKLRELVKEEKIEIIHAQTRVAQFAACMLSGATKVPYVATWHGFYKPHFFRKLLPCWGEKTIAISMSVVDHLKNDFNRDEKKIRLIHNGLDLSRFEHVYTAQEKLEIRKRYGLKEGLVVGIIARLSEEKGHLILLDAFKGLLDDIRDAQLLIVGGGRIEDKIKARVSELGIEGNVRFVGNTLDTHDLLSVMDVFARPSTSEGFGLTIVEAMLMGVPVVSSNVGDFKEMNKDAGIGILVDPLDSRDLRKAIKKVLTDREFAVKISAAAKKYAETHFSADKMARQVEKVYREVIDGSK; the protein is encoded by the coding sequence ATGAGGATACTACTTTTAACAAGCAACCTGCATGTAGGAGGTATCGAGAGGTACACTGTTACCCTGGCTAATGCCCTGCAACAGATGGGGCATTCGGTCTTCGTGGCTTCGGCAGGAGGGGAACTAGGGAAACAGCTCTTGCCGGAGATAAAGGCGGTGAAAATCCCTTTAGGGACCAAATCGATCGCCAGCCCGAAGATAACCGCGACTGTTTTTAAATTGCGGGAATTGGTCAAGGAGGAGAAAATTGAGATCATACACGCGCAGACCAGGGTAGCACAGTTCGCCGCGTGCATGCTCTCCGGTGCGACCAAGGTCCCTTATGTAGCCACGTGGCACGGTTTCTACAAGCCTCATTTTTTCAGGAAGCTCCTGCCGTGCTGGGGAGAGAAGACGATAGCCATAAGCATGTCGGTCGTCGACCACCTGAAAAATGATTTCAACAGGGACGAGAAGAAGATCCGGCTGATACATAACGGGTTGGATCTTTCAAGGTTCGAGCACGTATATACAGCGCAGGAAAAGCTGGAGATAAGGAAGAGATATGGATTGAAAGAAGGCCTTGTTGTCGGTATAATAGCGAGGCTTTCGGAAGAGAAAGGCCATTTGATCCTCCTCGACGCCTTCAAGGGCCTGCTCGATGATATCCGGGATGCGCAACTGTTGATAGTAGGCGGCGGAAGGATCGAGGATAAGATCAAGGCCAGGGTTTCGGAGCTCGGCATCGAAGGGAATGTGCGTTTCGTGGGGAACACCCTGGATACCCACGATCTCCTTTCCGTGATGGATGTGTTCGCGAGGCCGAGCACAAGCGAAGGGTTCGGCTTGACCATCGTCGAAGCTATGCTGATGGGCGTTCCCGTTGTTTCATCCAACGTAGGCGATTTCAAGGAGATGAACAAAGATGCGGGGATAGGGATCCTGGTAGACCCGCTGGACAGCCGGGACCTTAGAAAAGCGATAAAGAAGGTCTTGACCGACCGGGAATTCGCCGTAAAGATAAGCGCCGCCGCGAAAAAATACGCGGAGACGCATTTTTCGGCGGATAAGATGGCCCGGCAGGTGGAAAAAGTATACAGAGAGGTGATAGATGGCTCTAAGTAA
- a CDS encoding polysaccharide deacetylase family protein, with amino-acid sequence MALSNPKKIILALVLAAAVTLYFCGRSFLEKCYYPPILMYHSVDDHGFKLKLSVPVKEFRAQMKYLRDRKYDIVSSAQLADMINSGKKIPRNIVAVTFDDGYLDNYLNAFPVFKEYKIPATIFVISGSIGKPDFVNAAQMKEMSDAGIDIESHSVTHPFIEGSTKEGFEREAVESKKAIEAITGKPVYTFCFPYGGFNDYTRDILRDAGYKAGFVTMPRDNSIALDAYRLKRVKIASGPFSSLDFRLKTSGYYMWFKAHRWKKKKSTKY; translated from the coding sequence ATGGCTCTAAGTAATCCGAAAAAAATAATATTAGCCCTTGTTTTGGCCGCGGCCGTAACCCTCTATTTTTGCGGGCGAAGTTTTCTCGAGAAGTGTTATTACCCGCCCATACTCATGTACCACTCGGTCGACGACCATGGCTTTAAACTTAAATTGAGCGTCCCGGTAAAAGAGTTCCGCGCCCAGATGAAATACCTCAGGGACAGGAAATATGACATCGTTTCGTCCGCCCAGCTCGCCGATATGATAAATAGCGGGAAAAAGATCCCGCGCAATATCGTTGCGGTGACCTTCGATGACGGCTACCTGGACAATTACTTGAACGCTTTTCCTGTATTCAAGGAATATAAGATCCCGGCTACCATCTTCGTCATCTCCGGTTCTATAGGGAAGCCGGATTTCGTTAATGCCGCGCAGATGAAAGAGATGTCTGACGCGGGCATCGATATTGAGAGCCATTCGGTCACGCATCCGTTTATCGAAGGGAGCACGAAAGAGGGTTTCGAGAGGGAGGCCGTCGAATCCAAGAAGGCGATAGAGGCCATCACAGGGAAACCTGTCTATACCTTTTGTTTCCCTTACGGCGGGTTTAACGATTATACGAGGGACATACTCAGGGACGCGGGATACAAGGCGGGTTTCGTGACCATGCCGCGTGACAACTCTATAGCTTTGGACGCCTACCGGTTGAAACGCGTAAAGATCGCTTCCGGCCCGTTCAGCTCGTTGGATTTTAGGTTAAAGACATCGGGATATTACATGTGGTTTAAGGCGCACAGATGGAAAAAGAAAAAATCGACAAAATACTGA
- the waaF gene encoding lipopolysaccharide heptosyltransferase II, producing MEKEKIDKILIVNVNWIGDVLFSTPAIRALRKHFPGAHIACMVVPRCEEILELNPHLNELIIYDEKGRNKGLIGKLKLISELRARRFDCVFLFHRSLTRTLMVALSGIRERVGIDNPKRGFLLTKKIKPQPSDIHKVEQFLNIVKVITGEDDGKSMELFTGKEDEAFAGEFLKSHGIGEGDRFIILNPGGNWDPKRWPAVDFAGLGDRLNEKYKVPIIITGAQKDVELANKISGIMKHKPVIAAGETTIRQLAAIMKRASLVISNDSGPMHIAVSQGARTIAIFGPTDPKITGPYGEGIYGVIQKDSGKPGCKIPCYDLRCEEALCMKAVTVEDVMLEAEKLLKWKT from the coding sequence ATGGAAAAAGAAAAAATCGACAAAATACTGATAGTCAATGTGAACTGGATAGGGGACGTCCTCTTCTCGACGCCGGCCATCAGGGCGCTCAGGAAGCATTTTCCCGGGGCCCACATAGCGTGCATGGTCGTGCCCCGGTGCGAAGAGATCCTCGAACTAAACCCGCACTTGAACGAACTGATAATATACGACGAGAAGGGCAGGAATAAAGGGCTGATCGGCAAGCTCAAGCTTATCTCGGAGTTAAGGGCGCGCCGTTTCGACTGCGTCTTTCTCTTCCACAGGTCGCTTACGCGGACGCTCATGGTCGCGCTCTCCGGGATCAGGGAGCGAGTAGGCATAGACAACCCGAAAAGGGGTTTTCTCCTTACGAAGAAGATAAAGCCCCAGCCGTCAGATATCCATAAGGTCGAGCAGTTCCTTAATATCGTAAAGGTCATAACGGGTGAAGACGACGGGAAGAGCATGGAATTATTCACCGGCAAGGAAGACGAAGCCTTTGCCGGCGAGTTCTTGAAGTCGCACGGCATAGGCGAGGGCGACAGGTTCATCATATTGAACCCCGGCGGGAACTGGGACCCCAAGCGCTGGCCGGCCGTGGATTTCGCCGGACTGGGCGACAGGTTAAACGAAAAATATAAGGTCCCCATTATCATTACCGGGGCGCAAAAGGACGTTGAGTTGGCTAATAAGATATCCGGCATAATGAAGCATAAGCCCGTCATCGCCGCCGGCGAGACTACTATAAGGCAGCTGGCCGCGATAATGAAACGCGCTTCCCTTGTTATCTCCAATGATTCGGGCCCTATGCATATAGCGGTGAGCCAGGGCGCCAGGACGATAGCGATATTCGGACCCACCGACCCCAAGATCACCGGGCCGTACGGGGAGGGGATATATGGGGTCATCCAGAAGGATTCGGGAAAGCCCGGTTGCAAGATACCCTGCTATGACCTGAGGTGCGAAGAGGCTCTTTGTATGAAGGCCGTTACCGTGGAAGATGTTATGCTCGAGGCGGAAAAGCTCCTCAAATGGAAAACATAA
- a CDS encoding glycosyltransferase family 9 protein: protein MENIKKILVVTLSNIGDVVLTFPVIGALRENFKDAAIDVVAGPRAAELFEGDPRIGKMYVYHNSEPPVSKIRLLVRLRRNRYDLLIDLRSSLFGFFVGARFCNKHMKGRAGEVCHKIDEHLAKIREFGITAAGGPYPVWIGRDDSERASKLLTAKGILSDDKYICVSPGAKSHIKRWREGGFAGACDMLIDAFKVKIIFVGDDSDKEICERILAKMRNYAVSVAGMTDLRELVCIIKRSSLLVTNDSAPLHIAGSIGTPAVAIFGPTDPAKYGPRAGAGTAVFKELHCSPCETALCRYNLECMKAVSADEVFDAAKKILDERK, encoded by the coding sequence ATGGAAAACATAAAGAAGATACTCGTCGTGACGTTAAGCAATATCGGCGACGTCGTCCTGACGTTCCCGGTCATCGGCGCGCTGCGGGAAAATTTCAAGGACGCGGCGATAGATGTTGTGGCAGGGCCCCGCGCCGCGGAGTTATTCGAGGGCGATCCGCGCATAGGGAAGATGTATGTCTACCATAACTCCGAGCCGCCGGTTTCCAAGATAAGGCTTCTGGTCCGTCTCAGGCGCAACAGGTACGACCTTCTTATCGACCTGCGCAGCAGCCTGTTCGGTTTTTTCGTGGGCGCCCGGTTTTGCAATAAACATATGAAGGGCCGGGCAGGGGAAGTATGCCATAAGATAGACGAGCATCTGGCGAAGATCAGGGAATTCGGTATCACGGCTGCCGGCGGTCCGTATCCCGTATGGATAGGCAGGGACGACTCCGAAAGGGCTTCTAAGCTGTTGACCGCAAAAGGGATACTCAGCGACGATAAATATATATGCGTGAGCCCGGGCGCGAAGAGCCATATAAAGAGATGGAGGGAAGGCGGGTTTGCGGGGGCCTGCGATATGCTCATCGACGCCTTCAAGGTAAAGATAATCTTCGTTGGCGACGATTCCGACAAAGAGATCTGCGAAAGGATACTGGCAAAGATGAGGAATTACGCGGTATCGGTAGCCGGGATGACGGACCTGCGCGAGCTGGTGTGCATCATAAAACGGTCCTCTCTCCTGGTGACCAACGACAGTGCGCCGCTGCATATAGCCGGTTCGATCGGGACGCCGGCGGTCGCGATATTCGGGCCGACAGATCCCGCGAAGTACGGCCCGAGGGCAGGGGCCGGGACCGCGGTATTTAAGGAGCTCCATTGTTCGCCGTGCGAGACGGCATTGTGCAGGTATAACCTCGAATGCATGAAGGCGGTGAGCGCCGACGAAGTCTTTGACGCGGCGAAGAAGATACTCGATGAACGCAAATAA
- the waaF gene encoding lipopolysaccharide heptosyltransferase II: MNANKRKYRILIIRTDRIGDVLLSTPSIKAVREAYPNAHIAFMARPYVEDIVDGNPHLDEVILYDKDNKHKGFFGSLKFILELRRKGFDLAIILHPTVRSNLIPFLAGIPERAGYDKRWGFLLTKRLKDTKHLGEKHEIDYNFDVLRAIGIAAKDRTLYMPVKPEYERVIDRFMALNDLGVKDTIVAVHPGASCRSKRWAAYRFGRVADELIDKHNVKIVIIGGPSDVNTVKEVETGMLQKPLVLSEEHSLGEVAALLKKCKLLISNDSGPVHIAVAVGTPVVSIFGRLDPGLSPQRWGPVGPDDIVIHKDVGCEECLAHNCKLSFKCLDAITVEEVFSAAESLLTKT; the protein is encoded by the coding sequence ATGAACGCAAATAAAAGAAAATACAGGATACTCATCATCAGGACGGACAGGATAGGCGACGTGCTCCTTTCTACCCCGTCGATAAAGGCCGTCAGGGAAGCGTATCCCAACGCCCATATAGCGTTCATGGCGCGGCCGTATGTGGAGGATATCGTTGACGGGAACCCGCACCTGGACGAGGTCATACTCTACGACAAGGATAATAAGCATAAAGGGTTCTTCGGCAGCCTCAAGTTCATACTTGAGTTGAGGAGAAAAGGCTTTGACCTCGCGATAATCCTGCACCCGACCGTAAGGTCGAACCTCATACCTTTCCTGGCGGGTATACCGGAACGCGCCGGTTATGACAAGAGGTGGGGTTTTTTACTGACGAAGCGGCTTAAGGACACGAAGCACCTGGGCGAGAAGCACGAGATAGATTATAATTTTGATGTCCTGCGCGCGATCGGCATAGCCGCGAAAGACAGGACGCTGTATATGCCGGTGAAGCCGGAATATGAAAGGGTTATCGACAGGTTTATGGCGTTAAACGACCTAGGCGTAAAGGATACCATCGTCGCGGTGCATCCGGGCGCGAGCTGCCGGTCGAAACGCTGGGCGGCATACAGGTTCGGGCGCGTGGCCGACGAGCTTATCGACAAGCACAACGTTAAGATAGTGATAATCGGAGGGCCGTCGGATGTCAACACCGTAAAGGAGGTCGAAACAGGGATGCTCCAAAAGCCCCTGGTCCTGTCCGAAGAGCATTCGCTCGGCGAAGTAGCCGCGCTGCTCAAAAAGTGCAAGCTCCTTATCTCCAACGATTCCGGGCCGGTCCATATAGCTGTTGCCGTAGGCACGCCCGTGGTCTCGATCTTCGGCCGCCTCGACCCCGGCCTCTCGCCGCAGAGGTGGGGCCCGGTCGGACCGGACGACATCGTCATCCATAAGGATGTCGGATGCGAGGAGTGCCTCGCGCACAACTGCAAACTCAGCTTCAAATGCCTCGACGCCATCACAGTCGAGGAAGTCTTCTCCGCCGCCGAAAGCCTCCTCACAAAGACCTAA
- the rfaD gene encoding ADP-glyceromanno-heptose 6-epimerase, protein MKFLVTGAAGLIGSNLAIELQKHGKVIALDDLSEGKRENLARYKGDFMHADIRNANYPKFLKECDAIFHEAAITDTTVTDRNLMFSVNVDAFKRLLIYAKSIGCKKIVYASSAATYGKGKVPMKETDRPAPANIYGDSKVRMEQAAKAFVKENPDFSVIGLRYFNVYGPGETHKKKAASMIYQLYLQMAAGKNPRIFKWGEQYRDFIYVKDVVGANLKALKYDKSGVFNAGTGAPNTFNKVIEVLNKAMKKDLRPEYFDNPYGFYQDRTHADMSWSRAELKFIPQYSLEKGIKDYVSVLKKKKRR, encoded by the coding sequence ATGAAATTCCTGGTTACCGGAGCCGCCGGATTGATCGGCTCCAACCTCGCAATAGAGCTCCAGAAACACGGCAAAGTCATCGCCTTGGACGACCTTTCGGAGGGGAAGAGGGAGAACCTCGCCCGCTACAAGGGCGATTTCATGCACGCCGACATCCGCAACGCGAATTACCCGAAATTCCTCAAAGAATGCGACGCCATATTCCATGAGGCCGCGATAACCGACACTACCGTGACCGACAGGAACCTGATGTTCTCGGTTAACGTCGACGCCTTCAAGCGCCTCCTCATATACGCGAAATCCATAGGCTGCAAAAAGATAGTCTATGCTTCGAGCGCCGCGACTTACGGGAAAGGCAAAGTCCCGATGAAGGAGACCGACAGGCCTGCGCCGGCGAACATATACGGCGACAGCAAAGTCAGGATGGAACAGGCCGCGAAGGCCTTCGTGAAAGAAAACCCGGATTTCTCGGTCATCGGCCTGCGCTATTTCAACGTATACGGCCCGGGAGAGACGCACAAGAAAAAGGCGGCGAGCATGATATACCAGCTCTACCTGCAGATGGCGGCCGGGAAGAACCCGAGGATATTCAAGTGGGGCGAGCAGTACCGTGATTTCATATATGTCAAAGACGTGGTCGGCGCGAATTTGAAAGCCTTAAAATACGATAAGAGCGGCGTATTCAACGCCGGGACGGGCGCGCCGAATACTTTCAATAAAGTGATAGAAGTCCTGAATAAGGCGATGAAAAAAGACCTGCGGCCGGAGTATTTCGACAACCCCTACGGTTTTTACCAGGACAGGACGCACGCGGATATGTCCTGGAGCAGGGCCGAGCTTAAATTCATCCCCCAATACAGCCTCGAAAAGGGGATAAAAGATTACGTATCCGTCCTCAAAAAAAAGAAAAGGCGCTGA
- the rfaE1 gene encoding D-glycero-beta-D-manno-heptose-7-phosphate kinase — protein sequence MLKHDDLSKIEHTISKFNGVKILVVGDLILDEFIWGDSSRISPEAPVPVVLVERESLMPGGAANVANNISAIGAKAYLTGVIGKDEHGRQLETILKRKGVNLEGIVSDPERPTTLKTRVVARHQQVVRIDRENSSHLSGPVHKELADYIKEKIKEVDGIIIEDYGKGVITPAVLKEVIPLAKKRGKVIAVDPKEEHISYYKGVTVITPNRKEAEAMGGIKASDDASLNRLGRSLLQRLKLQAALITLGEQGMRLFERGGRITHIPTVAQEVFDVSGAGDTVIAVFAAALCAGAKMIEAAHISNFAGGIVVGKVGVATTSQAELKARIKDHHWQA from the coding sequence ATGTTAAAACATGACGACCTCTCGAAAATAGAGCATACGATATCGAAATTTAACGGCGTGAAGATACTGGTCGTCGGCGACCTGATACTCGACGAGTTCATCTGGGGCGATTCATCGAGGATCTCGCCCGAGGCGCCGGTGCCTGTCGTCCTGGTCGAGCGCGAGTCGCTTATGCCGGGCGGCGCGGCTAACGTGGCGAACAATATCAGCGCGATAGGGGCCAAAGCGTATCTCACCGGGGTGATCGGTAAGGACGAGCATGGCAGGCAGCTCGAGACCATCCTGAAGAGGAAGGGCGTAAACCTCGAGGGCATCGTCTCGGATCCGGAGAGGCCCACGACATTGAAGACGAGGGTTGTCGCGCGCCACCAGCAGGTTGTGAGGATAGACCGGGAGAATTCAAGCCATTTGAGCGGGCCGGTCCATAAGGAGCTCGCGGATTACATAAAGGAAAAGATAAAAGAGGTTGACGGCATAATAATAGAGGATTACGGCAAGGGGGTCATAACCCCGGCCGTCCTGAAAGAGGTGATCCCGCTCGCGAAGAAACGCGGGAAAGTGATAGCCGTCGACCCGAAGGAAGAGCATATTTCATATTATAAAGGGGTGACCGTCATAACTCCCAACCGCAAAGAGGCGGAGGCGATGGGTGGCATAAAGGCGTCGGATGACGCGTCATTGAACAGGCTGGGCCGGTCCCTCCTTCAGAGGTTAAAACTGCAGGCTGCGCTGATCACATTGGGCGAGCAGGGCATGAGGCTCTTCGAGCGCGGAGGCAGGATAACGCATATCCCGACAGTCGCGCAGGAGGTATTTGATGTATCAGGCGCCGGGGATACGGTGATCGCGGTCTTCGCTGCGGCCTTATGCGCCGGGGCGAAGATGATAGAGGCCGCGCATATTTCCAATTTCGCCGGAGGGATAGTAGTAGGCAAGGTCGGCGTCGCGACGACATCGCAGGCGGAATTGAAGGCGCGCATAAAAGACCACCATTGGCAGGCTTAA
- the kdsB gene encoding 3-deoxy-manno-octulosonate cytidylyltransferase — MDAIGIIPARYGATRFEGKVLADLMGKPVIQHVWENARRASTLNDLIVATDDEKVKEEVERFGGKVVLTSKEHKTGTDRLREVVNPIDTKVVVNIQADEPLLHPSMIDDIVRPLLEDKGISMTTLKKKITDPEDLRNPNVVKVVTDKNGYAMYFSRSPIPFPRFHDGVVFYKHIGLYGFKKEFLFTFTTLPVSALENIEGLEQLRVLENGYKIKVAETQFDTIGIDTPEDLDRAKEVLISRSK, encoded by the coding sequence ATGGACGCTATCGGGATAATACCGGCAAGATACGGCGCAACGAGGTTTGAGGGCAAGGTCCTCGCCGACCTCATGGGCAAACCCGTGATCCAGCATGTCTGGGAGAACGCGAGGAGGGCTTCAACCCTCAATGACCTGATAGTGGCGACCGACGACGAAAAGGTAAAAGAAGAGGTGGAGCGTTTCGGGGGAAAAGTAGTGCTTACCTCGAAGGAGCATAAGACAGGGACAGACAGGTTAAGGGAGGTCGTCAACCCGATCGATACCAAAGTCGTCGTGAACATCCAGGCCGACGAGCCGCTCCTGCATCCGTCGATGATAGACGATATCGTCAGGCCGCTCCTCGAGGACAAGGGCATTTCGATGACGACGCTTAAGAAGAAGATAACCGATCCCGAGGACCTCAGGAATCCCAACGTGGTAAAAGTGGTCACCGATAAGAACGGCTACGCGATGTATTTTTCGCGTTCGCCGATCCCGTTCCCGCGTTTCCACGACGGCGTCGTCTTTTACAAGCACATCGGGCTTTACGGTTTCAAAAAAGAATTTCTTTTCACGTTCACTACCCTCCCTGTTTCGGCCCTGGAGAACATAGAGGGGCTGGAGCAGTTGCGCGTCCTCGAGAACGGCTACAAGATAAAAGTCGCCGAGACGCAGTTCGATACCATCGGCATCGACACGCCTGAAGACCTCGATCGCGCTAAAGAAGTATTAATATCGAGGAGTAAATGA